From Solidesulfovibrio carbinoliphilus subsp. oakridgensis, the proteins below share one genomic window:
- a CDS encoding glutamate-5-semialdehyde dehydrogenase, translated as MSVATDMESLAQKAREASRAMAAASGAAKDAFLEALAGLLSTRRADVLAANVRDLEKARAAGMDAPRLDRLTLTPAVMDAMAGACREIISLPDPVGAIEALRPRPNGLLVGRMRVPLGVICMIYESRPNVTIDAAILCLKAGNAVILKGGSEALASNMALAALLREALAAAGLPSDAAQLVETADRAAVAALCKLDQYIDVIIPRGGEGLIRAVVSQATMPVLKHFKGVCHAYVDEGAREDRAEKVVVNAKAQRPGVCNALECLLVHAAIGPTFLPRLGAALRRAGVAMRACPRALPLLGEGAVPAAPDDFGQEFHDLVLAVKVVDSMDEALDHIHRYGSNHTEVILTENHDRAMEFLRRADASMVGVNCSTRFNDGGELGLGAEIGISTSKLHSYGPMGLTELTSAKFVTLGQGQVRGG; from the coding sequence ATGAGCGTCGCAACCGACATGGAAAGCTTGGCGCAAAAGGCCAGGGAGGCCTCGCGGGCCATGGCCGCCGCGTCCGGCGCGGCCAAGGACGCCTTTCTCGAAGCCCTGGCCGGGCTCCTTTCCACCCGCCGCGCGGACGTGCTCGCGGCCAATGTCCGGGATCTCGAAAAGGCGCGGGCCGCCGGCATGGACGCCCCGCGCCTGGACCGGCTGACCCTGACCCCGGCCGTCATGGATGCCATGGCCGGAGCCTGCCGCGAAATCATCAGCCTGCCCGATCCCGTCGGGGCCATTGAAGCCCTGCGCCCGCGCCCGAACGGCCTTCTCGTCGGCCGCATGCGCGTGCCGCTTGGCGTCATCTGCATGATCTACGAGTCGCGGCCCAACGTCACCATCGACGCGGCCATCCTCTGCCTCAAGGCCGGCAACGCCGTGATCCTCAAAGGCGGCTCCGAGGCCCTGGCCTCGAACATGGCCCTGGCCGCGCTCCTGCGCGAGGCGCTCGCCGCCGCCGGCCTGCCGTCCGACGCCGCCCAGCTCGTGGAAACCGCCGACCGGGCCGCCGTGGCCGCGCTGTGCAAGCTCGACCAATACATCGACGTCATCATTCCCCGCGGCGGCGAGGGGCTCATCCGTGCCGTCGTCTCCCAGGCCACCATGCCGGTGCTCAAGCATTTCAAGGGCGTGTGCCACGCCTATGTGGACGAGGGCGCGAGGGAGGACCGGGCCGAAAAGGTGGTCGTAAACGCCAAGGCCCAGCGGCCCGGGGTCTGCAACGCCCTGGAGTGCCTGCTCGTCCATGCCGCCATTGGGCCCACGTTTTTGCCCCGCCTGGGCGCGGCCCTGCGCCGGGCCGGGGTGGCCATGCGGGCCTGTCCGCGCGCCCTGCCGCTTCTGGGGGAAGGGGCCGTACCGGCCGCGCCCGACGATTTCGGCCAGGAGTTCCACGACCTCGTCCTGGCCGTCAAAGTGGTGGACTCCATGGACGAGGCCCTGGACCACATCCACCGGTACGGGTCCAACCACACGGAGGTCATTTTGACCGAGAACCACGACCGGGCCATGGAGTTCCTGCGCCGGGCCGACGCCTCCATGGTGGGGGTCAACTGTTCCACCCGTTTCAACGACGGCGGCGAGCTCGGCCTCGGGGCCGAAATTGGCATTTCGACCTCCAAGCTCCATTCCTACGGTCCCATGGGGCTGACGGAGCTGACCAGCGCCAAGTTCGTGACCCTGGGCCAGGGTCAGGTACGGGGCGGCTGA
- the nadD gene encoding nicotinate (nicotinamide) nucleotide adenylyltransferase yields the protein MGLPPTGIFGGTFNPVHVGHVRAAIEVAEALGLGAVEFVPAARPPHKCGGPLLDFALRLRLCRLAVAGIPGFSVNAMEAERPGPSYTCETLAALAGVRPGEDFCFIMGMGDLLHLGQWKEGFGLGRQAHLAVHAREGLGLAAFTAFLAANGPAMDATPTSDPAVWSLPGGRRLTFVPIARLDVSASDIRERWRQQKRIHGLVSEAVLRELKNHADALEAGWGRPESEAIPGTPSCKAT from the coding sequence GTGGGCCTGCCCCCGACCGGCATTTTCGGCGGCACGTTCAACCCCGTCCATGTGGGGCATGTGCGTGCCGCCATCGAGGTGGCCGAGGCCCTGGGCCTTGGGGCCGTGGAATTCGTCCCGGCCGCCCGGCCGCCGCACAAGTGCGGCGGCCCGCTGCTCGACTTCGCCCTGCGCCTGCGCCTGTGCCGGCTGGCCGTGGCCGGGATTCCCGGATTTTCGGTCAACGCCATGGAGGCCGAACGCCCGGGGCCTTCCTACACCTGCGAAACCCTGGCCGCCCTGGCCGGGGTACGGCCGGGGGAAGACTTCTGCTTCATTATGGGCATGGGCGATCTGCTGCACCTTGGCCAGTGGAAGGAAGGGTTTGGCCTCGGCCGGCAGGCCCATCTGGCCGTGCACGCCCGGGAGGGCCTTGGCCTCGCGGCCTTTACCGCCTTCCTCGCCGCCAACGGCCCGGCCATGGACGCCACGCCCACGTCCGATCCGGCCGTCTGGAGCCTGCCCGGCGGCCGGCGCCTGACGTTCGTGCCCATCGCCAGGCTTGACGTCTCCGCCTCGGATATACGAGAGCGGTGGCGGCAACAAAAACGCATCCACGGACTTGTCAGCGAGGCCGTGCTGCGGGAACTCAAAAATCATGCGGATGCGCTCGAAGCCGGTTGGGGCCGGCCCGAATCGGAAGCCATCCCCGGAACGCCGTCTTGCAAAGCAACCTGA
- a CDS encoding alginate O-acetyltransferase AlgX-related protein: MQSNLTFARRTVHFLSSLLFVTLLVLPTADRFVRFAPQTLMMERDAGKLVTLTGDPATWIKWFDTLRRGYLERHYNLRSLLITWNSFLDTFVLASTSASSQVMAGKDHWLFLAQDGPRNILEDARSSDPLPEASVDVLVRELERRREWLEKRGIRYLVVVAPNKNTVYPENLPEYLRPRKPEGHLQQLVNYAKAYTKLDIVDVTPGILEQKMTDQVFYMTDSHWNAHGAFAAYRQIVAALKKDFPAIVPLERSQFSVEQYNWLPGDLANMMGLAEHLKEDRIMYFNKDWFKARGLSYDGPIDPHYFEYPQYSVTGNTKLPNAIVFHDSFWWELLPFLAESFDKGLYVWLLPQTNTEFRFFDTALIEREKPDVVIDEFTERYILPPLRGGFRLKNDVAATAP, from the coding sequence TTGCAAAGCAACCTGACTTTCGCCCGCCGCACGGTCCATTTTCTGTCCTCCCTGCTGTTCGTGACGCTGCTCGTCCTGCCGACGGCCGACAGGTTCGTCCGGTTCGCGCCCCAGACCCTGATGATGGAACGCGACGCAGGCAAACTCGTCACCCTGACGGGCGATCCGGCCACCTGGATCAAATGGTTCGACACCCTGCGCCGGGGCTACCTGGAGCGCCACTACAACCTGCGAAGCCTTCTTATCACCTGGAACAGCTTCCTGGACACCTTTGTCCTGGCCTCGACGTCGGCCTCCTCCCAGGTCATGGCCGGCAAGGACCACTGGCTTTTCCTGGCCCAGGACGGGCCCCGCAACATCCTGGAGGACGCCCGTTCCTCCGATCCCCTGCCCGAAGCGTCGGTCGACGTTCTGGTCCGGGAACTGGAACGCCGCCGGGAGTGGCTGGAAAAGCGCGGCATCCGCTATCTTGTGGTGGTCGCCCCCAACAAGAATACCGTTTATCCGGAAAATCTGCCCGAATACCTGCGCCCGCGCAAGCCGGAAGGGCACCTGCAACAGCTGGTCAACTACGCCAAAGCCTATACCAAGCTCGATATCGTGGACGTGACGCCGGGCATACTCGAACAAAAAATGACCGATCAGGTTTTTTACATGACCGATAGCCACTGGAACGCCCATGGCGCCTTCGCGGCCTATCGGCAGATCGTCGCGGCCCTCAAAAAGGATTTTCCGGCCATCGTTCCCCTTGAGCGCTCGCAGTTCTCTGTGGAGCAGTATAACTGGCTGCCGGGCGATTTGGCCAACATGATGGGCCTGGCCGAACACCTCAAGGAAGACCGGATCATGTACTTCAACAAGGATTGGTTCAAGGCCAGGGGCCTCTCCTATGACGGACCGATCGATCCCCACTATTTCGAGTATCCGCAGTATTCCGTGACCGGCAACACGAAACTGCCAAACGCCATCGTGTTTCACGATTCGTTCTGGTGGGAGCTCTTGCCGTTTTTGGCCGAGTCGTTTGACAAGGGCCTCTATGTCTGGCTGCTGCCCCAGACGAACACGGAATTTCGTTTCTTTGACACGGCGCTTATCGAGCGGGAAAAGCCGGATGTGGTGATCGACGAATTCACGGAGCGCTATATCCTGCCGCCCTTGCGCGGCGGGTTTCGCCTCAAAAACGACGTTGCAGCGACCGCGCCCTAG
- a CDS encoding hemolysin family protein has protein sequence MVTLIVSVALAVVISAFCSMSEAALYSVPWSWIERLRKEGRASGELLFSLRSNVEKPITAILTLNTIANTAGAAVAGAAGAAVFGSEDLWLFTAAFTVVILVFGEILPKTVGVAYSRSLSAFIAAPMKYMILALLPIIWAGGLLARLVSRKRRDPLSSEEDLRAVVSLTRREGIIKPLEELSIKNILSLDQKTASDIMTPRTVVFTLPSQMTVAEARGERRGVWPHSRIPVFDADDPEDIVGIVYRREVLEALANDQDDVRIADLMKPVRFVLDTMTLDRVLVKFLESRMHLFVVLDEYGGVSGVVSLEDVLEEILGKEIVDETDQVADMRELARTRREELLRQMHDREDAPAPQP, from the coding sequence ATGGTGACCTTGATCGTTTCCGTCGCCTTGGCCGTCGTCATTTCGGCTTTTTGCTCCATGAGCGAGGCCGCCCTTTATTCCGTGCCCTGGAGCTGGATCGAGCGCCTGCGCAAGGAAGGCCGGGCCTCCGGCGAACTCCTCTTTTCCCTGCGCTCCAACGTGGAAAAGCCGATCACCGCCATCCTGACCCTCAACACCATCGCCAACACTGCCGGGGCAGCCGTGGCCGGCGCCGCCGGCGCGGCCGTGTTCGGGTCCGAAGACCTGTGGCTTTTCACCGCCGCCTTCACGGTCGTCATCCTGGTCTTTGGCGAAATCCTGCCCAAGACCGTGGGCGTGGCCTACAGCCGCAGCCTGTCGGCCTTCATCGCCGCACCCATGAAGTACATGATCCTGGCGCTTTTGCCCATCATCTGGGCCGGCGGGCTCCTGGCCAGGCTGGTGTCGCGCAAGCGCCGGGACCCGCTGTCCTCGGAGGAGGACCTGCGGGCCGTGGTCAGCCTGACCCGGCGGGAGGGCATCATCAAGCCCCTTGAGGAGCTGTCGATCAAAAACATCCTGTCCCTGGACCAGAAGACGGCCAGCGACATCATGACGCCCCGCACCGTGGTCTTCACCCTGCCGTCCCAGATGACCGTGGCCGAGGCCAGGGGCGAGCGGCGGGGCGTGTGGCCGCACAGCCGCATCCCGGTCTTTGACGCCGACGACCCGGAAGACATCGTGGGCATCGTCTATCGCCGCGAAGTCCTCGAAGCCCTGGCCAACGACCAGGACGACGTGCGCATCGCCGACCTCATGAAACCGGTCCGGTTCGTCCTCGACACCATGACCCTCGACCGGGTGCTGGTAAAATTTCTGGAATCGCGTATGCATCTCTTCGTCGTTCTCGACGAATACGGTGGAGTATCCGGAGTGGTCAGCCTGGAGGACGTGCTCGAGGAGATCCTCGGCAAGGAAATTGTTGACGAAACCGACCAGGTGGCCGATATGCGGGAACTCGCCCGCACCAGGCGCGAAGAGCTCCTGCGCCAGATGCACGACCGCGAGGACGCTCCCGCCCCCCAACCATAA
- a CDS encoding cytochrome c maturation protein CcmE produces MAKKNNAPMYLVALALFLGGLGYLLYSGLGENAAYFLNVSEALAMKPTELSKARLFGTVAEEGLSRPEDAMGVSFVLEDKDQAGKTMRVDFRGAVPDTFKPGVEVIVEGGVNPASGAFAANTLMTKCPSKYQKENRG; encoded by the coding sequence ATGGCGAAAAAAAACAACGCCCCCATGTATCTTGTGGCCCTGGCGCTTTTTCTCGGTGGCCTGGGCTATTTGCTCTACTCGGGGCTCGGGGAAAACGCGGCCTACTTCTTGAACGTTTCCGAAGCCCTGGCCATGAAGCCGACGGAGCTTTCCAAGGCCCGCCTGTTTGGCACCGTGGCAGAGGAGGGGCTCTCCCGGCCCGAGGACGCCATGGGCGTCAGCTTCGTGCTGGAGGACAAGGATCAGGCCGGCAAGACCATGCGGGTTGATTTCCGCGGCGCGGTGCCGGACACGTTCAAGCCCGGCGTCGAGGTCATCGTGGAAGGGGGGGTCAATCCCGCCTCCGGCGCGTTTGCCGCCAACACGCTCATGACCAAGTGTCCCTCGAAATACCAGAAGGAAAATCGCGGCTAG